The Medicago truncatula cultivar Jemalong A17 chromosome 4, MtrunA17r5.0-ANR, whole genome shotgun sequence genome includes a region encoding these proteins:
- the LOC25494201 gene encoding uncharacterized protein: MTQRSSSASSSPINKFDVFDVKVESKTEFDVFDFKVESKTENLPEIMLRKFRTHVKSPSPPISKYDFLQASVFRSKPQSKVVCIDLDDDDDDDVEAQCTPVKVLSKLVQVDEDVDDTCFNVPEELNKHNNGAQASQPVQKTQSHMPQKVDIYSQVKGPEKRGCVHCIGNIPKPKKPKASLSENQELRDELKKMRASLEKM, translated from the exons ATGACTCAACGTTCATCTTCTGCATCCTCTTCCCCAATCAACAAATTCGATGTCTTTGATGTCAAGGTAGAATCGAAAACCGAATTCGATGTCTTCGATTTCAAGGTAGAATCGAAAACCGAGAATCTTCCTGAGATAATGCTCAGAAAATTCAGAACCCATGTCAAATCTCCTTCTCCTCCCATTTCAAAATACGATTTTCTTCAAGCAT CTGTGTTTCGTTCAAAACCTCAATCGAAGGTTGTTTGCATTGATCTAG atgatgatgatgatgatgatgttgaagcTCAATGCACACCGGTGAAAGTTTTGAGCAAACTGGTACAGGTTGACGAGGACGTGGACGATACTTGTTTCAATGTGCCG GAAGAactaaacaaacataataatgGGGCTCAAGCTTCTCAACCGGTCCAAAAGACACAAAGTCATATGCCTCAAAAGGTTGACATTTATTCCCAAGTAAAAGGACCTGAAAAGAGGGGATGTGTGCATTGTATAGGAAATATTCCTAAACCTAAAAAACCAAAAGCTTCTTTGTCTGAAAATCAAGAGTTGAGGGATGAACTTAAGAAAATGCGGGCAAGCCTCGAGAAAATGTGA